Proteins encoded together in one Rana temporaria chromosome 6, aRanTem1.1, whole genome shotgun sequence window:
- the ELOB gene encoding elongin-B isoform X1 codes for MADVFLMIRHGKTTIFTDAKENTTVYELKRIVEGILKRAPEDQRLYKDDQLLDDNKSLGDCGFTSQTARPQAPATVGLAFRCSGDSFEPLRIEPFSSPPELPDVMKPQETSGSANEQAVQ; via the exons GATGTTTTTTTGATGATCCGTCATGGCAAGACCACAATCTTCACCGACGCCAAGGAGAACACCACAGTGTATGAGCTGAAGAGGATTGTGGAAGGAATCTTAAAGCGAGCTCCTGAAGACCAGAGATTGTACAAG GACGACCAGCTCCTAGATGATAATAAAAGCCTGGGCGACTGTGGCTTCACCAGTCAGACCGCGCGCCCCCAGGCTCCAGCCACAGTGGGATTAGCTTTCCGCTGCTCGG GTGACTCCTTCGAGCCTCTCCGAATAGAGCCCTTCTCCAGCCCGCCCGAGCTCCCCGATGTCATGAAACCACAGGAGACGAGTGGCAGCGCTAATGAACAGGCcgtgcagtga
- the ELOB gene encoding elongin-B isoform X2 — MDVFLMIRHGKTTIFTDAKENTTVYELKRIVEGILKRAPEDQRLYKDDQLLDDNKSLGDCGFTSQTARPQAPATVGLAFRCSGDSFEPLRIEPFSSPPELPDVMKPQETSGSANEQAVQ, encoded by the exons GATGTTTTTTTGATGATCCGTCATGGCAAGACCACAATCTTCACCGACGCCAAGGAGAACACCACAGTGTATGAGCTGAAGAGGATTGTGGAAGGAATCTTAAAGCGAGCTCCTGAAGACCAGAGATTGTACAAG GACGACCAGCTCCTAGATGATAATAAAAGCCTGGGCGACTGTGGCTTCACCAGTCAGACCGCGCGCCCCCAGGCTCCAGCCACAGTGGGATTAGCTTTCCGCTGCTCGG GTGACTCCTTCGAGCCTCTCCGAATAGAGCCCTTCTCCAGCCCGCCCGAGCTCCCCGATGTCATGAAACCACAGGAGACGAGTGGCAGCGCTAATGAACAGGCcgtgcagtga